One Pleuronectes platessa chromosome 9, fPlePla1.1, whole genome shotgun sequence genomic region harbors:
- the c9h1orf210 gene encoding type III endosome membrane protein TEMP, translating into MELSSNASFSTPTPTTAFNETRPTDKYTNHNWEFLAAVLVSAIVISIVIALLAKCTVIRRYLASYRHTRLREADTVSQIDPSGLDVGFRMQSGHGVNPHCVPPVGEEDDDGFIEDNYIPASERARAERAAEIMQDTEEEMDEIEFTIA; encoded by the exons ATGGAACTATCATCGAATGCCTCATTCTCTACACCGACACCAACCACAGCATTCAATG AAACAAGACCGACAGACAAATACACCAATCACAACTGGGAGTTCCTGGCGGCCGTCCTGGTCTCAGCCATCGTTATCTCCATCGTCATCGCCCTCCTGGCTAAATGTACCGTGATCCGGCGGTACCTGGCCAGCTACCGGCACACACGGCTGAGGGAGGCGGACACTGTCAGCCAGATAGATCCCTCAG GCCTTGACGTTGGGTTCAGGATGCAGAGTGGCCATGGAGTGAACCCTCACTGTGTCCCTCCCGTGGGCGAGGAGGACGACGACGGCTTCATCGAGGACAACTACATCCCGGCCAGCGAGCGAGCGAGGGCGGAGAGAGCGGCGGAGATCATGCAGGACaccgaggaggagatggacgaGATTGAATTCACCATCGCTTAG